The genome window TACGAACACACGGTCAACACCCACATCAACCGGCTGCGCGCGAAGATCGAGGCCGATCCGGCCGAGCCCGTGCGGATCCTCACCGTGTGGGGACGCGGCTACAAGCTCGCCGCGCCGGACGCATGATGAAGCTCACGCTCACGCGGCGGCTGTCGCTCGTGTTCTCGATCCTGCTGCTCGCGTGCTCGGGCGCGTCGGCATGGCTGCAGATCCGCGCGAACGACATGCGCGAGAAGGAAGTCGTGCAGGCGCTGTCGCGCGACCTGGCCGCCAACATCGCCGGCAGCGCGCCGCTGATGGACGCGAACGGGCTGCGTCCCGACGCCGTGCGCACGCTGTTCGGGCAATTGATGGGCGTGAACCCGAGCGTCGAGGTGTACCTGCTCGACAACGCCGGGCGCATCAAGGGCGACGATGCGCCACCGGGCCACGTGAAGCGCGACCGCGTCGATCTCGCGCCCGTGCAGCGCTTCATCGCGGGCCAGCCGCTGCCGATTCTCGGCGACGATCCGCGCAGCCCGGACGCGCGCAAGGTGTTCAGCGCCGCGCCGCTGCAGCGCGCGGGGCAGCCGCCGTCGGGCTACATCTACGTGGTGCTGCTCGGCGAGGCACATGACCGGCTCGCCGCTCGCGTCGATGCCGGCAACGTGCTGCGCACGACGCTGTGGTCGATGGCGATCGTCGCGCTGCTCGGGTTGCTGGCGGGCCTCGTCGCATTCGGCTTCATCACGCGCCCGCTGCGCCGGCTGACGGCCGCGATGCGCGACTTCGACGCGAACGCCGCGCCCGGCGCGCTCGACGCGCCGCCGCCGGTGCTGCGCTTGCCGCCGGGCCGCCGCGGCGACGACATCGCGGTGCTCGAATCCGCGTTCGCGCAGATGGCCGACCGGATCGGCGAGCAGTGGCGCGCGTTGACGCGCCAGGACCAGCAGCGGCGCGAACTGATCACGAACATCTCGCACGACCTGCGCACGCCGCTCACGTCGCTGCACGGTTATCTGGAGACGCTGTCGCTGAAGGCCGACACGCTGGCCGAGCCCGAGCGGCGGCGCTACCTGTCGATCGCGCTCGCGCAGAGCGCGAAGGTCGGGCGGCTCGCGCAGGCGCTGTTCGAACTCGCGCGGCTCGAATCGGGCGGCGTGCAGGCCGAGCGCGAGCCGTTCTCGCTCGTCGATCTCGTGCAGGACGTGTTCCAGAAATTCGAGCTGGCCGCGCAGTCGCGCGGCGTCGCGTTGCATGCGCGGATTCCGCCGCGCGTGCCGGCCGTGTCGGCCGATCTCGGGATGATCGAGCGCGTGCTGACCAACCTGCTCGACAACGCGCTGCGGCACACGCCTTCGCACGGCGAGGTCGAAATCGCGCTGGAACCGCAGGGCGACTGCGTGGTCGTGACCGTGTCGGATACCGGCGAAGGGATTCCGGCGGCGCGGCGCGAAGGGTTGTTCCAGCGGCCGCAGCGGCCGATGAGCGTCGGCACGGCGACGAGCGGCGGGCTCGGCCTGTTGATCGTGCACCGGATGCTGGCGCTCAACGGCAGCGGCATCCGGCTCGTCGACCGGCCCGGGCGCGGCGCGGTGTTCGAGTTTGCGCTGGCGGTGGCGTCGCCGGCGGCGGGCGACGCACGCTGACCGCGATCGGCGGCGTCATCGGCCGCGCTTGCGCCGCACGTCGCTCGGCGTCGTGCCGGTCCAGCGCTTGAACGCGTGGCGGAATCCCACGGCATCGCTGAAGCCGAGCGTCAGCGCGATGTCCTCGGTGCTGAGCGTGGTCGTGCCGAGGTAGTCGATCGCGAGCGCCTTGCGCACGCTCGTCAGCAGTTCGCTGTACGACGTGCCTTCGGCTTCGAGCTTGCGGCGCAACGTGCGTGAGGTCATGCACAGGCTTTCGGCGATCGCGTCGATGTCCGGGAATTGTCCCGGCGTGCGGGTGAGCTCCTCGTATACGCGTCGCGTGATACCCGATCGGCTGCGCAATTCGTCGAGCAACTGCGCGCAGTGCGACGACACCTGCGCGGCGGTGATCGGATTCGCGAGCTGCGGCGCGCGCGTGAGCCAGGCCGCCGGATAGCTGAGCACGTGATGCGGCTGGTCGAACGCGATCGGGCATTCGAGCGCGTCGGCCAGCAGCGCCCCATGCGGCGGCCGCGGCTGCGCGAACTGCGCGCGCGCGGGCACGCACCATCCGCCCATCACGTCCTTGATGATCGTCACGTGCAGCGCGAACTGCATGTCGATCAGGAAACGGTACAGCGGCTCGTCGAGATCGGGCAGCGCGACTTCGTGGCGGTCCGGAAACAGCCACGACGCGGTGTCGCCGTGTTCGACCCAGCGGATCGGCAGCATCCCGTTCGCGAGCCGATGATATTTGACGGCCGCATCGAACGCGCGCGCGAGCGATTCCGAGCACAGCATCGCGTAGCCGTACATGCCGTAGCTCGATGCGTGCAGCAGGCGGCCGACGCGCACGCCGAGGTCGGTGCCGTCGTACCGGCCGACCGCGTTGCGCGCGGCCGTGAGGAACTGCAGCGGCGACGTGAGCGTGAACGGGTCCGCGACATCGGCCGGCGCGAGGCCGGTGCCGGCGAGCACCGTCGCCGGGTCGAGGCCGGCTTGCGCGGCCACGTCGACCAGCACGGCCAGCTTGGCCGGCGTGAAGCGCTGCTCGCGCAACGCGTGGGCGGCTTCGGCGTCGGGCAGCCGGGGGGGACGGGCGTCCGTCGGTTTCAACAGCGCACTGCGCGACATGGGGATCCTGCGTCCGAATCGATATCGTTGACGGCTTGCCATTCTGCGCGGGAACGATTCCGTTCGCCACAGGGTTCACCCTGACGTGCCGACGGGACGGCCCGACCGGACGGGCGTTCGCCGTGCGAAGCGACGTGGGCACCTGCATGCGCGTGTCCGTTTCGATCATGTTTTCGGCCGGCCGGATCATTTGCAAAGCGCGTCGCGCGGGCGATAGTCGCCGCTCAGGCGGCGGCCCGCGTCCTTCCGGCGTGCAGGCCGCCGTGCGAACGGCGCGCATGCCGGCGTGCCGTCCCCCGAGGAGCGAGACATGACGAACAGACACTGGACCGGGTCGTACGGCTCGATCCCCGCCGAGATCGACGCCGATCGCCATCCTTCCGTCAGCGCGCTGCTGGACGACGCGATGCGCCGCTTCGCCGAGCGTCCGGCGTTCCATGCGTTCGGCCGCACGCTCACCTATGCCGACGTCGACCGCCTGTCGACCGCGCTGGCCGCGTATCTGCAGCAGGTCGTCGGCGTGCGCAAGGGCGATCGCGTCGCCGTGATGCTGCCCAACGTGCTGGCGTTTCCGGTCGTGTTCGTCGCCGTCGCGAAGATCGGCGCGATCCAGGTCAACGTGAATCCGCACTACACCGCGCGCGAGCTCGAGCATCAGCTCAACGACGCGGGAGTCGAGGCGGCGGTCGTCTGCGGCGGGTCGATGGGCACGTTCGCGGAGGTGGTCGGCGGCACGCGCGTGCGCACCGTGCTGAGCGTGGGGCGCGAGGATCTCGGCGTCGTCGATGCGCCGGCCGGCACGTGCGACGCACTGCCGCCCGGTTCGACCGCGCTCGCGCAAGCCATCGCCGCCGGCGAATCGCTCGCGTGCGAGCCGGTTGCGCTGAGCGGCGCGGACCTGTTGCTGCTGCAATACACGGGTGGCACGACCGGCCTGTCGAAGGGCGCGGCGCTGTCGCATCGCAACCTCGTCGCGAACATCGCGCAGTTCGCGGCGATCGTGCCGGATGCGCGCCAGCCGGGCGAAGAGGTCGTCGTCACCGCGATCCCGCTGTATCACATCTTCGCGCTGACGGTGAACTTCCTGTCCTACTTCGCGATCGGCGCGCAGAACTGGCTCGTCGCGAATCCGCGCGACATGGACGGGTTCGTCGACGTGCTGAAGGCCGCGCGGCCGACGGTGTTCGTCGGCGTGAACACAATGTACGCGGGGCTTGCCGGCCATCCGCGCCTGAAGGAGGTCGACTGGTCGCGGCTGAAGCTGTCGGCCGGCGGCGGCGCGGCGGTGATCGACGTGATCTCGTCGCGCTGGAAGGCGGTGACGGGCAATTTCATCCGCGAGGGCTACGGGCTGTCGGAAACGTCGCCGGTCGTGTCGTTCAACCCGCAATCGATCGACCGGTTCACGGGCACCACGGGCCTGCCGCTGCCGTCGACCGACGTGAAGCTGCTCGACGAGCAGGATCGCGAGGTGGCGATCGGCGAAGCGGGCGAGATCTGCGTGAAGGGGCCGCAAGTGATGAGCGGCTACTGGCAGAAGCCGGACGCGAATGCGGCCGCGTTCACGGCGGACGGCTATTTCCGCACCGGCGACGTCGGCGTGTTCGACGCGGCCGGCTTCCTGCGGATCGTCGACCGCAAGAAGGACATGATCATCGTGTCGGGCTTCAACGTGTATCCGAACGAGGTGGAAGCGGTGGCGACCGCGCTGCCGGGCGTGGCCGAATGCGCGTGCATCGGCGTGCCGGACCCGCGCACGGGCGAGGCCGTCAAACTGTTCGTGGTGCTGGCGCCGGACGCCGACGTGACGGAAGCGCAGATCGTTACCCATTGCCGCGCGAGCCTGGCCGCGTACAAGGTGCCGAAGTGGGTTCGATTCGTCGACCGGTTGCCGAAGTCGACGGTCGGCAAGATCCTGCGCCGCGAACTCAGCCGCACCGACTGATGAGGGCGACGCGTCGCGCGGCCGCGGCTGCGCGGCCCGGTGCGCGGAAAGCCACGAAGGCGGCGCGCGGGCCGCTCAAGTACAATGCGCTCGGTTCGATCGACGGGGACGCGATGACCGGCTCAGATCCACTTTCCGCCCGGCCCGGGCGTGCGCTGCCGTCGCCGAGCGCGACGGTGCCGATCTCGCTCGTCAACGGCTTTCTCGCGAGCGCGGGCGTGCAGCGCGACGTGGTCGAACGCTACCTGCGCGGCGCCGGCATTCCGATCGAGCTGCTCGGCGAGCTGCACGCGCGCGTGACGGAGGAACAGTTCTCGACGCTGTACCGCACGCTCGCGATCGATCTCGACGACGAGATGCCCGGCATCTTCTCGCGCCCGCTGCGCGGCGGCACGCTGAAGTATCTGTGCCTGAGCCTGCTCGATGCGCGCAACCTCGAAACGGCGCTGCATCGTTTCGGGCAATTCTTCCATATCTTGCTCGACGACTTCTTCGTCGAATCGAAGCGCGACGATCTCGTCGCGCAGGTGCTGCTGCGCCCGAACGAGGCCATCGGGCCGATCGGCGCGCTCGGCCAGGAGCTGATGCTCAAGCTCGTGCACGGCGTATGCTCCTGGCTGATCGGGCAGAAAATTCCGCTGCTGCAGATCGAGTTCGCGTGCCCGCGGCCCCGCCACGCGGTCGATCACCTGTACTTCTTCACCGGCGCGGTGCAGTTCGACCGCGAGCGCACGCTGATGCGCTTCAGCGCCGATTACCTCGACGCGCCGATCCGGCAGAGCAAGCGCAACCTGCGCAAATTCCTCGCGCGCGCGCCCGGCGACTGGATCTTCGAATCGTTCAGCGAACAGCTCGTGTGCCATCGGGTGCGGCAGTACCTGTCGGCGGCGCTGCCGGATCTGCCCGTGATCGACCAGGCGGCCGAGCACCTGCATTGTTCGGTGCGGACGCTGAGCCGCCATCTGGCCGCCGAAGGGACGACGTTCCAGGTGCTGAAGGACGAACTGCGGCGCGATATCGCGATCCAGCGGCTGACCGATACGCCCGACACGATCGCCGCGATCGGCGCGGATATCGGCTTCGACGACCCGAGCGCGTTTCATCGCGCGTTCCGGCACTGGACCGGCAGTACGCCGGGGACGTATCGGCGCCGGGCGTGATGCGGGCGCGGGGTTGAGCGTCGCGGATTCGCGCGTGCACGGATTCAATCCCATAACCGGCTCCTTTTGTGGTTTTCACGGCCGGTTTTTGAGCGGACACTCCCATAACCGGCTTCCTTCGTCGCGCGAGCCGGGCAGGCGCGCGTGCCGCCGGTCGTTTCCTGTTGGCGCGCATCACCGCGATTGCCGATACCGACGAACCGGGCGCCGACGCCCGTCCGGCGGGCGTTCGCCGCCGGGGAGGTGGTGTCCGCCGGCACGCGACGTGGCCGGTTTTGTCACCATGTGGGCCGGATATGACAATGGGCATCCGGATGCCCGGCGTTAGGATGGCCCATCGCGTCGCCCGGCTTGGCCGGTTTTGCCGTATCGGACCCCGTGGCGCCCCCTATTCACCGCCTGATTGGAACATCGACCATGAGCTATAACGCCCCCGTCAAGGACATGCTGTTCGTGCTGAAGGAACTCGCGGGTATCGACGCCATTGCGCAGTTGCCGGGCTTCGAGGATGCGGGTTACGACACGGCGCAGGCCGTGCTGGACGAGTCCGCGAAATTCTGCGGCGAGGTGCTGGCGCCGCTGAACGTCGAAGGCGACCGCAACCCCAGCAGCTGGAAGGACGGCGTCGTGACCGCGACGCCGGGCTTCGGCGAAGCGTTCCGTCAGTTCGTCGAAGGCGGCTGGCAGGGGCTGCAGCATCCGGCCGAATACGGCGGCCAGGGGCTGCCGAAGCTGATCGCGACGCCGTGCATCGAGATGCTGAACGCGTCGAACCTGTCGTTCGCGCTGTGCCCGCTGCTCACCGACGGCGCGATCGAGGCGCTGCTGACGGCCGGCACCGACGAGCAGAAGCAGCGCTACGTGCCGAAGCTGATCTCGGGCGAATGGACCGGCACGATGAACCTGACCGAGCCGCAAGCCGGCTCGGATCTCGCGCTGGTGCGCTCGCGCGCCGAGCCGCAGGGCGACGGCACGTACAAGGTGTTCGGCACGAAGATCTTCATCACGTGGGGCGAGCACGACATGGCGGACAACATCGTCCACCTGGTGCTGGCGCGCACGCCGAACGCGCCGGAAGGCGTGAAGGGCATCTCGCTGTTCATCGTGCCGAAGTTCCTGGTCAACGACGACGGCTCGCTCGGCGCGCGCAACGACGTGCACTGCGTGTCGATCGAACACAAGCTCGGGATCAAGGCGAGCCCGACGGCGGTGCTGCAATACGGCGATCACGGCGGTGCGATCGGCTATCTCGTGGGCGAGGAGAACCGCGGCCTCGAATACATGTTCATCATGATGAACGCGGCGCGCTTCGGCGTCGGGATGCAAGGGATCGGCGTGGCCGACCGCGCGTACCGGAAGGCGGCCGAATTCGCGAAGGAACGCGTGCAGAGCCGTCCGGTGGACGGCTCGGCCAAGCAGTCGGTGACGATCATCCATCACCCGGACGTGCGCCGGATGTTGGGCACGATGCGTGCGCTGACCGAAGGCGCGCGGGCGCTCGCGTATGTGGCTGCCGCGCACAGCGACATCGCCCATCGCCATCCGGACGAGGCGACGCGCGCGCGTCATCAGGCCATCTACGAATACCTGGTGCCGGTGGTGAAGGGCTGGAGCACGGAGATGGTGAACGACGTCGCGAGCCTGGGCGTGCAGGTGCACGGCGGGATGGGTTTCATCGAGGAGACGGGCGCGGCGCAGTACTACCGCGACGCGCGGATCCTGGCGATCTACGAAGGGACGACCGCGATTCAGGCGAACGACCTGGTCGGCCGCAAGACGATGCGCGACGGCGGCGCGGTGGCGAAGGCGCTGATTGCGGAGATCGGCGACACGGTCGCGGCGCTCGGCAAGATCGACGGTGCGGCGGCCGCTTCGATGAAGGCGCAACTGGAGAAGGGGGCGCGCGCGTTGTCGGCGGTGGTCGACTACGTGCTGGCGAACACGAAGCAGGACCCGAACGCGGTGTTCGCGGGCAGCGTCCCGTACCTGAAGCTGGCGGGCGTCGTGCTGTGCGGGTGGCAGATGGCGCGCGCGCTGGTGGCCGCGCACGCGAACCGCGCGAACGACGTCGCGTTCTTCGACGCGAAGATCGCGATCGCACAATGCTATGCGGAGCACGTGCTGGTGCAGGCGGGCGCGCTCGAAGCGTCGATCGTCGGCGCGAAGGGCAACGAGAGCGTGCTCGCGTTGACGGAAGACCAGTTCTGACCGGCTGACGGTCGGGATGCAGCAGGAGGAGACAGGATTTTGACCACACAGGACTTGCTCGCGCAATACGGCCCGCGCGAATCGATGGAATACGACGTCGTGATCGTCGGCGGCGGCCCCGCCGGGCTGTCGGCGGCGATCCGGCTCAAGCAGCTGGCCGCCGAGAAAGGCACCGAGATCGGCGTGTGCGTGCTCGAGAAGGGTTCCGAGATCGGCGCGCACATCCTGTCGGGCGCAGTGATGGACCCGCGCGCGATCACCGAGCTGTTTCCCGACTGGAAGGCGCGCGGCGCACCGCTCGATGTCGAGGTCACGGAAGACCGCTTCCTGTTCCTGTCCGAGAAAAGCGCAGTGACCACGCCGAACTGGGCGCTGCCGGACAACTTCAAGAACCACGGCAACTACGTGATTTCGCTGGGCAACGTCACGCGCTGGCTCGGCCAGCAGGCCGAGGCGCTCGGCGTCGAGATCTTCCCGGGCTTCCCTGCTGCCGAGATTCTCTACAACGACGACGGCTCGGTCAAAGGCGTCGCGACCGGCAACATGGGCGTGGGCAAGGACGGCGAGCCGACCGAGAACTTCCAGCTCGGCATGGAGCTGCACGCGAAGTACACGCTGTTCGCCGAAGGCTGCCGCGGGCATCTCGGCCGCCAGCTGATCACGAAATTCAAGCTCGACGCGAACGCCGATCCGCAGGCGTACGGGATCGGCATCAAGGAGCTGTGGGAAATCGATCCGGCCAAGCACAAGCCGGGCCTCGTGATCCACACGGCCGGCTGGCCGCTGAAGTCGGATACGTACGGCGGCTCGTTCCTGTATCACATGGACAACAACCAGGTCGTGGTCGGCTTCGTGGTGGGCCTGGGCTACACGAACCCGTACCTGTCGCCGTTCGAGGAATTCCAGCGCTACAAGACGCATCCGTCGATCCGCGCATTCCTCGAAGGCGGCAAGCGCGTGTCGTACGGCGCGCGCGCGATCACGGCCGGCGGTCTGCTGTCGTTGCCGAAGACGGTGTTCCCGGGCGGCGCGCTGATCGGCGACGACGCGGGCTTCCTGAACGCGTCGCGGATTAAGGGCAGCCACGCGGCGATCAAAACGGGCATGCTCGCAGCCGACGCCGCATTCGACGCGGTGCAGGCAGGCCGGCAGTCGGACGAACTCAACGCGTACCCGGACGCGTTCAAGCAATCGTGGCTGTACACGGAGCTGTACCGCGCGCGCAACTTCAAGCAGTGGATGGCCAAGGGCCTGTACCTCGGCACGCTGATGGTCGGCATCGAGCAGAAGGTGATGGGCGGCAACGTGCCGTGGACGCTGCATCACCAGCATGCGGACCACGAGATGCTGAAGCCGGCGTCGCAGTGCGAGCCGATCGCGTATCCGAAGCCGGACGGCAAGCTGACGTTCGATCGCCTCTCGTCGGTGTTCATCTCGAACACGAACCACGAGGAGAACCAGCCGGCGCACCTGACGCTGAAGGACGCGAGCGTGCCGGTGAACGTGAACCTGCGCACGTACGCGGGGCCGGAGGCGCGGTTCTGCCCGGCGGCGGTGTACGAGTTCGTGAAGAACGACGACGGCAGCGAGCGGCTCGTGATCAACGCGCAGAACTGCGTGCACTGCAAGACCTGCGACATCAAGGACCCGGCGCAGAACATCGTGTGGGTCACGCCCGAAGGCGGCGGCGGGCCGAATTATCCGAACATGTAACGCAACGCATCCCCGCGCCCCGTGGGCGTGAACGAACCGGAGTGAGACGATGAGCAATGCAGCGAAGGAAGTCGTGGTGGTGAGCGGTGTCCGTACCGCGATCGGCGATTTCGGCGGGAGCCTGAAGGATTTCTCGCCGACCGATCTCGGCGCGAAGGTGGTCGCCGAAGTGCTGGCGCGCGCGAACGTGCCGGGCGATTCGGTCGGCCATGTCGTGTTCGGCCACGTCGTGAACACCGAGCCGAAGGACATGTATCTCGCGCGCGTCGCGGCGATCAACGGCGGCGTCGCGCAGCACACGCCGGCGCTCACCGTGAACCGCCTGTGCGGCTCGGGCCTGCAGGCGATCGTGTCGGCCGCGCAGACGATCATGCTCGGCGACGCCGACGTCGCGATCGGCGGCGGTTCGGAGAGCATGAGCCGTGCGCCGTACACCGTGCCGGCCGCGCGCTTCGGCCAGCGCATGGGCGATGCGAAGCTCGTCGACATGATGCTCGGCGCGCTGCACGACCCGTTCCAGACGATCCACATGGGCGTGACGGCCGAGAACGTCGCCCGCAAGTACGACATCTCGCGTGACGCGCAGGATGCGCTGGCGCTCGAATCGCATCGTCGCGCGGCGCGCGCGATCGCGGAAGGGCGCTTCAAGGATCAGATCCTGCCGATCTCGATCCGCACGAAGAAGGGCGAAGTCGCGTTCGACACCGACGAGCACGTGCGGCACGACGCGAGCGCGGACGATTTCACGAAGCTCAAGCCGGTGTTCGCGAAGGAAAACGGCACCGTGACCGCCGGCAACGCGTCGGGCATCAACGACGCGGCCGCTGCCGTGCTGATGATGAGCGCGGACGCTGCGCGCGCGCAGGGCGTGAAGCCGCTCGCCCGCCTCGTCGCGTATGCGCACGCGGGCGTCGATCCTGCGTACATGGGCATCGGTCCGGTGCCGGCCACGCAGAAGGCGCTCGAACGCGCGGGCCTGAAGATCGCCGATCTCGACGTGATCGAAGCCAACGAGGCGTTCGCCGCGCAGGCCTGCGCGGTCACGCAGGAACTCGGCCTCGATCCCGCGAAGGTCAACCCGAACGGCTCGGGCATCTCGCTCGGTCACCCGATCGGCGCGACCGGCGCGCTGATCACGGTGAAGGCGCTGTACGAACTGAAGCGTATCGGCGGCCGTTACGCGCTCGTGACGATGTGCATCGGCGGCGGCCAGGGGATTGCCGCGATCTTCGAGAACATCTGATAATCGACCGCTCGGCATCCGAATACACAGGAATCGTCATGACCATCGAAACCGTCGGCGTCGTAGGCGCCGGAACCATGGGCAACGGCATTGCGCAAACCGCGGCCGTTGCCGGACTGAACGTCGTGATGATCGACGTCAGCGACGCCGCGCTCGACAAGGGCCTCGCGACGCTGAAGGGCAGCCTCGAGCGGCTCGTGTCGAAGGACAAGCTCGACGCGGCCGCGCGCGATGCGGCGCTCGCGCGCATCGCGACGTCGACCGACTACGCGAAGCTCGCGGCGGTC of Burkholderia sp. NRF60-BP8 contains these proteins:
- a CDS encoding sensor histidine kinase gives rise to the protein MKLTLTRRLSLVFSILLLACSGASAWLQIRANDMREKEVVQALSRDLAANIAGSAPLMDANGLRPDAVRTLFGQLMGVNPSVEVYLLDNAGRIKGDDAPPGHVKRDRVDLAPVQRFIAGQPLPILGDDPRSPDARKVFSAAPLQRAGQPPSGYIYVVLLGEAHDRLAARVDAGNVLRTTLWSMAIVALLGLLAGLVAFGFITRPLRRLTAAMRDFDANAAPGALDAPPPVLRLPPGRRGDDIAVLESAFAQMADRIGEQWRALTRQDQQRRELITNISHDLRTPLTSLHGYLETLSLKADTLAEPERRRYLSIALAQSAKVGRLAQALFELARLESGGVQAEREPFSLVDLVQDVFQKFELAAQSRGVALHARIPPRVPAVSADLGMIERVLTNLLDNALRHTPSHGEVEIALEPQGDCVVVTVSDTGEGIPAARREGLFQRPQRPMSVGTATSGGLGLLIVHRMLALNGSGIRLVDRPGRGAVFEFALAVASPAAGDAR
- a CDS encoding AraC family transcriptional regulator, which encodes MSRSALLKPTDARPPRLPDAEAAHALREQRFTPAKLAVLVDVAAQAGLDPATVLAGTGLAPADVADPFTLTSPLQFLTAARNAVGRYDGTDLGVRVGRLLHASSYGMYGYAMLCSESLARAFDAAVKYHRLANGMLPIRWVEHGDTASWLFPDRHEVALPDLDEPLYRFLIDMQFALHVTIIKDVMGGWCVPARAQFAQPRPPHGALLADALECPIAFDQPHHVLSYPAAWLTRAPQLANPITAAQVSSHCAQLLDELRSRSGITRRVYEELTRTPGQFPDIDAIAESLCMTSRTLRRKLEAEGTSYSELLTSVRKALAIDYLGTTTLSTEDIALTLGFSDAVGFRHAFKRWTGTTPSDVRRKRGR
- a CDS encoding AMP-binding protein, producing MTNRHWTGSYGSIPAEIDADRHPSVSALLDDAMRRFAERPAFHAFGRTLTYADVDRLSTALAAYLQQVVGVRKGDRVAVMLPNVLAFPVVFVAVAKIGAIQVNVNPHYTARELEHQLNDAGVEAAVVCGGSMGTFAEVVGGTRVRTVLSVGREDLGVVDAPAGTCDALPPGSTALAQAIAAGESLACEPVALSGADLLLLQYTGGTTGLSKGAALSHRNLVANIAQFAAIVPDARQPGEEVVVTAIPLYHIFALTVNFLSYFAIGAQNWLVANPRDMDGFVDVLKAARPTVFVGVNTMYAGLAGHPRLKEVDWSRLKLSAGGGAAVIDVISSRWKAVTGNFIREGYGLSETSPVVSFNPQSIDRFTGTTGLPLPSTDVKLLDEQDREVAIGEAGEICVKGPQVMSGYWQKPDANAAAFTADGYFRTGDVGVFDAAGFLRIVDRKKDMIIVSGFNVYPNEVEAVATALPGVAECACIGVPDPRTGEAVKLFVVLAPDADVTEAQIVTHCRASLAAYKVPKWVRFVDRLPKSTVGKILRRELSRTD
- a CDS encoding AraC family transcriptional regulator, with the translated sequence MRATRRAAAAARPGARKATKAARGPLKYNALGSIDGDAMTGSDPLSARPGRALPSPSATVPISLVNGFLASAGVQRDVVERYLRGAGIPIELLGELHARVTEEQFSTLYRTLAIDLDDEMPGIFSRPLRGGTLKYLCLSLLDARNLETALHRFGQFFHILLDDFFVESKRDDLVAQVLLRPNEAIGPIGALGQELMLKLVHGVCSWLIGQKIPLLQIEFACPRPRHAVDHLYFFTGAVQFDRERTLMRFSADYLDAPIRQSKRNLRKFLARAPGDWIFESFSEQLVCHRVRQYLSAALPDLPVIDQAAEHLHCSVRTLSRHLAAEGTTFQVLKDELRRDIAIQRLTDTPDTIAAIGADIGFDDPSAFHRAFRHWTGSTPGTYRRRA
- a CDS encoding acyl-CoA dehydrogenase; this encodes MSYNAPVKDMLFVLKELAGIDAIAQLPGFEDAGYDTAQAVLDESAKFCGEVLAPLNVEGDRNPSSWKDGVVTATPGFGEAFRQFVEGGWQGLQHPAEYGGQGLPKLIATPCIEMLNASNLSFALCPLLTDGAIEALLTAGTDEQKQRYVPKLISGEWTGTMNLTEPQAGSDLALVRSRAEPQGDGTYKVFGTKIFITWGEHDMADNIVHLVLARTPNAPEGVKGISLFIVPKFLVNDDGSLGARNDVHCVSIEHKLGIKASPTAVLQYGDHGGAIGYLVGEENRGLEYMFIMMNAARFGVGMQGIGVADRAYRKAAEFAKERVQSRPVDGSAKQSVTIIHHPDVRRMLGTMRALTEGARALAYVAAAHSDIAHRHPDEATRARHQAIYEYLVPVVKGWSTEMVNDVASLGVQVHGGMGFIEETGAAQYYRDARILAIYEGTTAIQANDLVGRKTMRDGGAVAKALIAEIGDTVAALGKIDGAAAASMKAQLEKGARALSAVVDYVLANTKQDPNAVFAGSVPYLKLAGVVLCGWQMARALVAAHANRANDVAFFDAKIAIAQCYAEHVLVQAGALEASIVGAKGNESVLALTEDQF
- a CDS encoding electron transfer flavoprotein-ubiquinone oxidoreductase, yielding MEYDVVIVGGGPAGLSAAIRLKQLAAEKGTEIGVCVLEKGSEIGAHILSGAVMDPRAITELFPDWKARGAPLDVEVTEDRFLFLSEKSAVTTPNWALPDNFKNHGNYVISLGNVTRWLGQQAEALGVEIFPGFPAAEILYNDDGSVKGVATGNMGVGKDGEPTENFQLGMELHAKYTLFAEGCRGHLGRQLITKFKLDANADPQAYGIGIKELWEIDPAKHKPGLVIHTAGWPLKSDTYGGSFLYHMDNNQVVVGFVVGLGYTNPYLSPFEEFQRYKTHPSIRAFLEGGKRVSYGARAITAGGLLSLPKTVFPGGALIGDDAGFLNASRIKGSHAAIKTGMLAADAAFDAVQAGRQSDELNAYPDAFKQSWLYTELYRARNFKQWMAKGLYLGTLMVGIEQKVMGGNVPWTLHHQHADHEMLKPASQCEPIAYPKPDGKLTFDRLSSVFISNTNHEENQPAHLTLKDASVPVNVNLRTYAGPEARFCPAAVYEFVKNDDGSERLVINAQNCVHCKTCDIKDPAQNIVWVTPEGGGGPNYPNM
- the bktB gene encoding beta-ketothiolase BktB, which encodes MSNAAKEVVVVSGVRTAIGDFGGSLKDFSPTDLGAKVVAEVLARANVPGDSVGHVVFGHVVNTEPKDMYLARVAAINGGVAQHTPALTVNRLCGSGLQAIVSAAQTIMLGDADVAIGGGSESMSRAPYTVPAARFGQRMGDAKLVDMMLGALHDPFQTIHMGVTAENVARKYDISRDAQDALALESHRRAARAIAEGRFKDQILPISIRTKKGEVAFDTDEHVRHDASADDFTKLKPVFAKENGTVTAGNASGINDAAAAVLMMSADAARAQGVKPLARLVAYAHAGVDPAYMGIGPVPATQKALERAGLKIADLDVIEANEAFAAQACAVTQELGLDPAKVNPNGSGISLGHPIGATGALITVKALYELKRIGGRYALVTMCIGGGQGIAAIFENI